GTGACCGCGCCGAACGGCTGCCGCCCGTCGAGCGCGCCGCGCTGCGGCTCCACCTCGAAGGCTATTCGATCGGCGAGATAGCGCGGGGGCTCGCAACCTCGCGCGCTACCGCCTGGAAACGATTGCACGCTGGACAGGAGCGGCTGAAACGAACGGAGGGACGCCATG
This portion of the Polyangium spumosum genome encodes:
- a CDS encoding RNA polymerase sigma factor, coding for MSGRDLQRSALDPSPSPEERAALAQWCDRAERLPPVERAALRLHLEGYSIGEIARGLATSRATAWKRLHAGQERLKRTEGRHATAMGGQRRDGRA